The Kineosporiaceae bacterium genome contains a region encoding:
- a CDS encoding TIGR04222 domain-containing membrane protein produces the protein MTNTWGISGPTFLLGYAVLAALVAVIAFRLRGSALAERPSEPSLNENDPTLLAYLSGGPARALQTAVVRLRLSGRIEPTIEPGRWVLTTTSAPTHEAGPFEDAVLGAMAAGEPYDRLPDHPAVATQLRALHDTAERTGALLPEMVRRRARAGVWPMVAILALGVVRLIAGAANHKPVGWLLLILAVVAGGTVRLLVVRRQHPRLAASLTRLRDRHAVSGRPDLTGPALASTAALTVALAGWVGIESWGLFTDIEHERLAAAGTIAAFSAADTPWVWTGTDSSGSSGSGADGSSGGDGGSSGGDGGGGGCGGGGCGG, from the coding sequence ATGACGAACACCTGGGGAATCAGCGGGCCGACCTTCCTGCTCGGCTACGCCGTGCTCGCCGCCCTGGTCGCCGTGATCGCCTTCCGGTTGCGCGGCTCGGCGTTGGCCGAACGGCCGTCCGAACCGAGCCTGAACGAGAACGACCCGACGCTGTTGGCCTATCTCAGCGGTGGTCCGGCCCGTGCCCTGCAGACGGCCGTGGTGCGACTGCGGCTGTCGGGCCGGATCGAGCCCACGATCGAACCCGGCCGCTGGGTACTGACCACCACCTCCGCCCCGACCCACGAGGCCGGCCCGTTCGAGGACGCCGTCCTCGGGGCGATGGCCGCGGGCGAGCCGTACGACCGGCTGCCCGATCACCCCGCGGTCGCCACGCAGCTCCGCGCGTTGCACGACACCGCCGAGCGAACCGGGGCACTGCTGCCCGAGATGGTGCGCCGCCGGGCGCGCGCCGGGGTGTGGCCGATGGTGGCGATCCTGGCCCTCGGCGTGGTCCGGCTCATCGCCGGGGCGGCCAACCACAAGCCGGTGGGCTGGTTGCTGCTGATCCTGGCGGTGGTCGCGGGCGGCACGGTGCGCCTGCTCGTGGTGCGCCGCCAGCATCCACGGTTGGCAGCAAGCCTCACCCGGCTCCGGGATCGTCATGCCGTCTCGGGGCGGCCCGACCTGACCGGCCCCGCCCTCGCCTCCACCGCGGCGCTGACCGTGGCCCTGGCGGGATGGGTGGGGATCGAGAGCTGGGGGCTGTTCACCGACATCGAGCACGAGCGGCTGGCGGCTGCCGGGACCATCGCCGCCTTCTCGGCGGCCGACACCCCATGGGTCTGGACCGGCACCGATTCGAGTGGATCGAGCGGGTCGGGTGCTGACGGCTCCTCCGGTGGCGATGGCGGCTCCTCCGGTGGGGACGGCGGAGGTGGAGGCTGTGGTGGCGGCGGATGCGGTGGCTGA